The proteins below come from a single Triticum aestivum cultivar Chinese Spring chromosome 5D, IWGSC CS RefSeq v2.1, whole genome shotgun sequence genomic window:
- the LOC123122656 gene encoding ruBisCO large subunit-binding protein subunit alpha isoform X1: protein MSLTTASFAAPACSSSSSWPPLPRWPCRLPRPARGCRRLAVRADVKVISSGDACRRGLAAGIHKLADAVSVTLGPKGRNVVIDQDDVPKVINDGVTIAKAIELPNSLEHAGAMLLQEIATKTNSTVGDGTTTAIILAREIISLGLLAVANGANPVALRKGIDKAVHELLGILKTKSIPVSTKEDIKAVASISAGNDEYVGNLIADALEKIGPDGIIKIESSSSIYTSVEVQEGMKIDKGYTSPHFITNPDKAIVEFENARVLLTDQRVNEIQEILPLLEKTTQLSVPLLIIAEDISHSVYSTLVLNKLNGLLNVAVVKCPGLGDEKKAILQDIAIMTGADFFVSDLGWGLQAITSDQLGMAQKITITSESTTIIAHPSMRPEIEARIMQLKKDLEETTSTYLKERFSARIAKLSRGVAVIKVGAATEAELEDRKLRVEDAKNATFAAISEGITPGGGVTYVELSKHIPSIMDLVDDPEEKIGVNIVGKALLVPAMTIARNAGADGSAVVEKILESEWRVGYNAMTDKFEDLVDAGVVDPCRVARCVLQNSASIAGLILMTQAMMFDKIKKKKSPIPEIPGLPPLQINQNS, encoded by the exons ATGTCTCTTACCACAGCTTCCTTCGCCGCGCCCGCttgctcctcatcctcctcctggcCGCCGCTACCCAGGTGGCCGTGCCGGCTACCCAGACCGGCGAGGGGCTGCCGCCGCCTGGCGGTGCGGGCGGACGTCAAGGTGATATCCTCCGGCGACGCTTGCCGCCGCGGGCTCGCCGCCGGCATCCACAAGCTCGCCGATGCCGTCTCCGTCACTCTCGGTCCCAAAG GGAGGAATGTTGTTATTGATCAAGATGATGTTCCTAAAGTAATTAATGATGGTGTCACAATCGCCAAGGCTATAGAACTTCCAAATTCACTTGAGCATGCAGGGGCCATGCTACTTCAAGAG ATAGCAACCAAGACAAACAGTACTGTTGGGGATGGAACCACGACAGCGATTATTTTGGCCCGAGAAATCATCAGCCTTGGCTTATTGGCCGTTGCCAACGGTGCTAACCCAGTTGCTTTAAGAAAGGGCATTGACAAAGCTGTTCATGAACTGCTTGGGATCTTGAAGACAAAATCTATCCCTGTGAGTACAAAGGAGGACATAAAAG CTGTAGCATCAATATCAGCTGGCAATGATGAATATGTTGGCAATCTCATTGCCGACGCATTGGAGAAGATAGGTCCTGATGGAATAATCAAAATCGAGTCATCATCTTCCATATATACTTCAGTTGAGGTGCAGGAAGGAATGAAG ATAGACAAGGGTTACACCTCACCTCATTTCATCACAAATCCAGACAAAGcaattgttgaatttgaaaatgCTAGAGTGCTTTTAACTGATCAACGGGTGAATGAAATCCAAGAGATACTTCCTTTGCTGGAGAAGACCACACAGTTGAGTGTCCCTTTGTTGATTATTGCCGAGGATATTTCACATTCGGTGTACTCGACTCTGGTTCTTAACAAACTGAATGGTTTGCTAAATGTTGCGGTTGTCAAATGTCCTGGTTTGGGAGATGAAAAGAAGGCTATTCTGCAAGATATTGCCATTATGACAG GTGCAGATTTCTTTGTTAGTGACCTTGGTTGGGGTCTTCAAGCAATTACATCTGACCAGCTGGGTATGGCTCAAAAGATCACTATCACGAGTGAATCTACAACTATAATTGCACATCCCTCTATGAGACCAGAGATTGAGGCTAGGATTATGCAACTAAAGAAAGATCTAGAGGAGACAACAAGTACCTATCTAAAAGAAAGGTTTTCTGCAAGAATTGCTAAACTCTCAAGAGGTGTAGCAGTTATCAAG GTAGGGGCAgccactgaagctgaacttgaggACAGAAAGCTGAGAGTGGAGGATGCGAAGAATGCAACTTTTGCAGCCATCAGCGAAGGCATCACACCTGGTGGTGGTGTAACATATGTTGAACTGTCTAAGCATATTCCCAGTATCATGGATCTCGTGGATGACCCGGAAGAGAAGATTGGTGTAAATATTGTGGGGAAG GCACTCCTTGTCCCTGCTATGACGATAGCTCGCAATGCCGGCGCAGATGGTTCAGCTGTCGTAGAGAAGATTCTTGAAAGCGAGTGGCGAGTTGGGTACAATGCGATGACAGATAAGTTCGAAGACCTTGTTGATGCCGGGGTGGTTGATCCGTGCCGGGTTGCAAGATGCGTGCTCCAGAACTCTGCTTCTATTGCAGGGCTAATTCTAATGACCCAAGCAATGATGTTTGATAAGATAAAGAAGAAAAAGTCGCCCATTCCTGAAATTCCAGGCCTCCCGCCGTTGCAGATAAATCAAAATTCTTAG
- the LOC123122656 gene encoding chaperonin 60 subunit alpha 2, chloroplastic isoform X2 has product MLLQEIATKTNSTVGDGTTTAIILAREIISLGLLAVANGANPVALRKGIDKAVHELLGILKTKSIPVSTKEDIKAVASISAGNDEYVGNLIADALEKIGPDGIIKIESSSSIYTSVEVQEGMKIDKGYTSPHFITNPDKAIVEFENARVLLTDQRVNEIQEILPLLEKTTQLSVPLLIIAEDISHSVYSTLVLNKLNGLLNVAVVKCPGLGDEKKAILQDIAIMTGADFFVSDLGWGLQAITSDQLGMAQKITITSESTTIIAHPSMRPEIEARIMQLKKDLEETTSTYLKERFSARIAKLSRGVAVIKVGAATEAELEDRKLRVEDAKNATFAAISEGITPGGGVTYVELSKHIPSIMDLVDDPEEKIGVNIVGKALLVPAMTIARNAGADGSAVVEKILESEWRVGYNAMTDKFEDLVDAGVVDPCRVARCVLQNSASIAGLILMTQAMMFDKIKKKKSPIPEIPGLPPLQINQNS; this is encoded by the exons ATGCTACTTCAAGAG ATAGCAACCAAGACAAACAGTACTGTTGGGGATGGAACCACGACAGCGATTATTTTGGCCCGAGAAATCATCAGCCTTGGCTTATTGGCCGTTGCCAACGGTGCTAACCCAGTTGCTTTAAGAAAGGGCATTGACAAAGCTGTTCATGAACTGCTTGGGATCTTGAAGACAAAATCTATCCCTGTGAGTACAAAGGAGGACATAAAAG CTGTAGCATCAATATCAGCTGGCAATGATGAATATGTTGGCAATCTCATTGCCGACGCATTGGAGAAGATAGGTCCTGATGGAATAATCAAAATCGAGTCATCATCTTCCATATATACTTCAGTTGAGGTGCAGGAAGGAATGAAG ATAGACAAGGGTTACACCTCACCTCATTTCATCACAAATCCAGACAAAGcaattgttgaatttgaaaatgCTAGAGTGCTTTTAACTGATCAACGGGTGAATGAAATCCAAGAGATACTTCCTTTGCTGGAGAAGACCACACAGTTGAGTGTCCCTTTGTTGATTATTGCCGAGGATATTTCACATTCGGTGTACTCGACTCTGGTTCTTAACAAACTGAATGGTTTGCTAAATGTTGCGGTTGTCAAATGTCCTGGTTTGGGAGATGAAAAGAAGGCTATTCTGCAAGATATTGCCATTATGACAG GTGCAGATTTCTTTGTTAGTGACCTTGGTTGGGGTCTTCAAGCAATTACATCTGACCAGCTGGGTATGGCTCAAAAGATCACTATCACGAGTGAATCTACAACTATAATTGCACATCCCTCTATGAGACCAGAGATTGAGGCTAGGATTATGCAACTAAAGAAAGATCTAGAGGAGACAACAAGTACCTATCTAAAAGAAAGGTTTTCTGCAAGAATTGCTAAACTCTCAAGAGGTGTAGCAGTTATCAAG GTAGGGGCAgccactgaagctgaacttgaggACAGAAAGCTGAGAGTGGAGGATGCGAAGAATGCAACTTTTGCAGCCATCAGCGAAGGCATCACACCTGGTGGTGGTGTAACATATGTTGAACTGTCTAAGCATATTCCCAGTATCATGGATCTCGTGGATGACCCGGAAGAGAAGATTGGTGTAAATATTGTGGGGAAG GCACTCCTTGTCCCTGCTATGACGATAGCTCGCAATGCCGGCGCAGATGGTTCAGCTGTCGTAGAGAAGATTCTTGAAAGCGAGTGGCGAGTTGGGTACAATGCGATGACAGATAAGTTCGAAGACCTTGTTGATGCCGGGGTGGTTGATCCGTGCCGGGTTGCAAGATGCGTGCTCCAGAACTCTGCTTCTATTGCAGGGCTAATTCTAATGACCCAAGCAATGATGTTTGATAAGATAAAGAAGAAAAAGTCGCCCATTCCTGAAATTCCAGGCCTCCCGCCGTTGCAGATAAATCAAAATTCTTAG